One Dictyoglomus turgidum DSM 6724 DNA window includes the following coding sequences:
- a CDS encoding metallophosphoesterase, giving the protein MKIFAISDLHIDYLRIRRGLKIFEERELLKDFLKELTSKDVDVFVFAGDISAKLWEVELFLEVFRKFSGLKIFVPGNHDIWREGEITSDQKYYKILPELCKGYDFIYLPFKPLEFSNLAIIGTMGWYDYSLGDSYYSKRDFERGEYKGIRWRETYWKLVNFYNHEKVLRNEEICELIYEEFQNSLLKVEKSIEKIVITHFIPFEEILPIKNFFSAYLGSKKFGDVIVANNVGKVICGHEHKSGVFYVSNITVYKPAIGYADSIESLISKYRQNSILIEILDNHRLSMI; this is encoded by the coding sequence ATGAAGATCTTTGCAATTTCTGATCTTCATATTGATTATCTAAGAATTCGGAGAGGGCTTAAGATTTTTGAAGAGAGGGAATTGCTAAAAGATTTTTTAAAGGAACTAACAAGTAAAGATGTTGATGTTTTTGTCTTTGCTGGAGATATCTCTGCTAAGTTGTGGGAAGTAGAATTATTTTTAGAGGTATTTAGAAAATTTTCAGGATTAAAGATCTTCGTTCCAGGAAATCATGATATCTGGAGGGAAGGTGAAATTACCAGCGATCAAAAGTATTACAAAATTCTTCCTGAGCTTTGTAAAGGGTATGATTTTATATATTTGCCCTTTAAACCCTTAGAATTTAGTAATTTAGCTATAATAGGGACTATGGGTTGGTATGATTATTCTCTTGGGGATAGTTATTATAGTAAAAGGGACTTTGAAAGGGGAGAGTATAAGGGTATTAGATGGAGAGAGACCTATTGGAAGCTTGTGAATTTTTATAACCATGAAAAAGTACTTAGAAATGAGGAGATTTGCGAGTTAATATATGAGGAGTTTCAAAATAGTCTTTTAAAAGTGGAAAAAAGTATAGAAAAAATTGTTATAACCCATTTTATTCCTTTTGAAGAAATCTTGCCTATTAAGAATTTCTTTTCGGCTTATCTTGGGAGCAAAAAATTTGGAGATGTCATTGTTGCAAATAATGTAGGCAAAGTTATATGTGGACATGAGCATAAAAGTGGAGTCTTTTATGTGAGCAATATAACCGTATATAAGCCTGCTATTGGATATGCAGATTCCATTGAGTCTTTAATTTCTAAGTATAGACAAAACTCTATACTGATAGAGATATTAGATAATCACAGGCTTAGTATGATATAA
- a CDS encoding anthranilate synthase component II, with protein MVLLIDNYDSFTYNLYQYVAEFCKVKVYRNDKITIEDIYKLNPQAIIISPGPSIPENAGVSIPVVKEFKNKLPILGICLGHQAIAAAFGTKIVRAPVPVHGKVSYIYHSQNPIFEGINNPFEATRYHSLVVDIDSLSSSLKVIAWTQDKLIMGIQYEDKPVYGLQFHPESIFTTFGKRIIKNFLKIGGVIYG; from the coding sequence ATGGTGCTTTTAATAGATAATTACGACTCTTTTACTTACAATCTCTATCAGTATGTAGCTGAGTTTTGTAAGGTAAAGGTATATCGAAATGATAAAATAACTATTGAAGATATTTATAAATTAAATCCTCAGGCAATTATCATCTCTCCAGGACCTTCTATTCCCGAAAATGCTGGAGTAAGTATTCCAGTAGTAAAAGAATTTAAGAATAAATTGCCAATTCTTGGAATCTGCCTTGGACATCAGGCTATCGCTGCGGCTTTTGGAACCAAGATTGTAAGGGCACCTGTTCCTGTGCATGGGAAAGTTTCTTATATTTATCACTCTCAAAATCCTATCTTTGAGGGTATAAATAATCCTTTTGAAGCAACAAGATATCATTCTCTTGTAGTGGACATAGATTCTTTGAGCTCTTCTTTAAAAGTTATAGCCTGGACCCAAGACAAACTTATCATGGGGATTCAATATGAGGATAAACCAGTGTATGGATTGCAGTTTCATCCTGAATCTATATTTACAACTTTTGGAAAAAGAATAATTAAAAATTTCCTAAAAATAGGGGGTGTCATATATGGTTAA
- a CDS encoding zinc-dependent alcohol dehydrogenase family protein, translating into MIAAVWKNRRISLENLPNPIIEKGDEVIIKVLASGICGTDLHVFSGKAYGKDGIIRGHEFSGRVVEVGKETKGIKVGDLVAVDPNITCGYCYFCKRGEVNLCENLIALGVDIDGGFAEYCIVPYKQLYVFSSKISPVEGAMMEPVACALHGIERLNIKSGDVVLIVGGGALGLILLQLAKLSGASKVFLVEKVEWKREIAKELGADVIISPEENVVEIIKENNKGRGVDVGIEAVGKGETVRLTLENVRRGGKVLIFGVSSPEDLISISTYDIYFKELTIMGSFVNPFTNSKALSLIEEGKINVKRVVSHEFPIEKIEEGIKMGLSGDALRVMITFKE; encoded by the coding sequence ATGATTGCAGCAGTATGGAAGAATAGAAGAATATCCTTAGAGAATTTACCTAATCCTATCATTGAAAAAGGTGATGAAGTTATTATTAAAGTTCTTGCTTCGGGCATATGTGGCACTGATCTTCATGTGTTTTCAGGAAAGGCATATGGCAAAGATGGAATAATAAGGGGACACGAATTCTCAGGAAGAGTGGTTGAAGTAGGTAAAGAAACTAAAGGGATAAAGGTAGGAGATCTGGTAGCTGTTGACCCTAATATAACTTGTGGCTATTGTTATTTTTGTAAGAGGGGAGAAGTAAATCTTTGTGAGAATCTTATTGCTTTAGGTGTAGATATAGATGGAGGTTTTGCAGAATACTGCATAGTGCCTTATAAACAGCTTTATGTTTTTTCTAGCAAAATCTCCCCTGTAGAAGGAGCAATGATGGAACCTGTGGCATGTGCTCTTCATGGAATTGAGAGATTAAATATTAAATCGGGGGATGTAGTGCTTATTGTAGGAGGAGGCGCCCTTGGATTGATATTACTGCAACTTGCAAAACTTTCTGGGGCTTCTAAGGTCTTTTTGGTGGAAAAGGTAGAATGGAAAAGAGAGATTGCAAAAGAGCTTGGGGCTGATGTGATTATAAGCCCTGAGGAGAATGTGGTAGAGATTATTAAAGAGAATAATAAAGGGAGAGGGGTAGATGTGGGAATTGAGGCGGTAGGAAAAGGGGAGACTGTGAGACTTACCTTGGAAAATGTAAGAAGGGGAGGAAAAGTTTTAATATTTGGAGTATCCTCTCCTGAGGATTTAATTAGCATTTCTACCTATGACATATACTTTAAAGAGTTAACTATTATGGGCTCTTTTGTTAATCCTTTTACCAATTCAAAGGCTCTCTCCCTTATTGAAGAGGGGAAGATAAATGTGAAAAGAGTTGTTTCTCATGAGTTTCCTATAGAGAAGATAGAAGAAGGAATAAAGATGGGGCTTTCTGGGGATGCTTTGAGGGTAATGATAACTTTTAAGGAGTGA
- a CDS encoding aldo/keto reductase translates to MKYRKMGKLDVTVSVLGFGAMRLPTLGTESQIDEPKAIEMIRYAIDHGVNYVDTAYGYHGGQSEILVGKALKNGYREKTYLATKLPVWFVNKKEDMDRLLNEQLKKLDTDHIDFYLLHALNKDSWQKIYNLGAIEWGEKMKEKGFIRYFGFSFHDDLETFKKIIDTHDWDFCQIQYNYMDIDYQAGKEGLEYAGKKGIGVIVMEPLRGGRLARPPKDVMELIEKYPTKRSPVEWALLWVWNHKEVSLALSGMSTLDQVKENLEIADKAEVNIFSKEDLEFIEKVRLAFLGRRAIDCTQCRYCMPCPYGVDIPRNFYIYNEGVRYDDWGAPRWEYNNAMKPEERAENCKKCGECETKCPQGLAIRDLLEMVHNTLSY, encoded by the coding sequence ATGAAGTACAGGAAAATGGGAAAGCTTGACGTAACCGTTTCAGTACTTGGGTTTGGTGCAATGAGACTCCCCACACTAGGAACAGAATCTCAAATTGATGAACCAAAAGCTATAGAGATGATAAGATACGCCATTGATCACGGAGTAAATTATGTAGATACAGCCTATGGATATCATGGAGGGCAGAGTGAGATATTAGTTGGAAAAGCATTAAAGAATGGTTATAGAGAAAAAACCTACCTTGCCACAAAACTTCCTGTATGGTTTGTAAACAAGAAGGAAGATATGGATAGATTATTAAATGAGCAGCTTAAGAAACTCGATACTGATCACATAGATTTTTATCTCCTTCATGCTTTGAACAAAGATAGCTGGCAAAAAATATATAACCTCGGAGCCATTGAATGGGGAGAAAAAATGAAAGAAAAGGGGTTCATAAGATATTTTGGTTTTTCTTTCCATGATGACCTTGAAACCTTTAAGAAAATAATCGATACTCATGATTGGGATTTCTGCCAAATTCAATATAATTACATGGACATAGACTACCAAGCAGGAAAAGAAGGATTAGAATATGCAGGTAAAAAAGGGATAGGAGTCATAGTAATGGAACCTCTAAGAGGCGGAAGGCTTGCTAGACCACCTAAGGATGTGATGGAACTCATAGAAAAATATCCTACAAAAAGATCTCCTGTAGAGTGGGCATTACTTTGGGTATGGAACCACAAAGAAGTTTCGCTTGCTCTTTCCGGAATGAGCACCTTAGACCAAGTCAAAGAAAACTTAGAAATCGCAGATAAAGCAGAAGTAAATATCTTTTCTAAAGAGGATCTTGAATTTATAGAAAAAGTTAGACTTGCCTTCTTAGGAAGAAGGGCTATAGATTGTACTCAATGCAGATATTGTATGCCTTGTCCATATGGGGTAGATATACCAAGGAATTTCTATATTTACAATGAAGGTGTAAGATATGATGATTGGGGCGCCCCAAGATGGGAATATAATAATGCTATGAAACCTGAAGAGAGAGCTGAAAATTGTAAGAAGTGTGGAGAATGTGAGACTAAATGTCCTCAGGGTCTTGCCATAAGAGATCTCTTAGAAATGGTTCATAATACATTATCTTATTAA
- a CDS encoding M42 family metallopeptidase — protein sequence MFLKELSDIPGVSGFEGKVREFIKEKIKDKVDYIETDKLGNLIALKKGKVNKKLMITAHMDEVGFIVSNIEEDGKISIIPLGTIDPRVVLGKKVVIGEKQILGVIGSKPVHLMEGYEKVSFENIKVDIGATKKQEAESKVKIGDFVSFAPNAMVHEEWISGKALDDRGGCSILMDLILSGLDLYYDTFFAFVIQEETGLRGSGSCAFKINPDFAIVVETTTSGDNPEFPPDRRSSELGKGPVITPAHRGYVNDERLFNFAVKVAKENNIPYQIKRRTVGGTDAARIAITTGTPSLVISIPSRYIHSPMSVVNISDYQNTLKLLSLILIKEVL from the coding sequence TTGTTTTTAAAAGAACTTTCAGATATACCTGGGGTTTCTGGGTTTGAGGGAAAAGTAAGAGAATTTATTAAAGAAAAGATAAAAGATAAAGTAGATTATATAGAGACAGACAAATTAGGAAACCTTATAGCTCTTAAAAAAGGTAAAGTAAATAAAAAACTTATGATTACCGCCCACATGGATGAAGTAGGGTTTATTGTAAGTAATATTGAAGAAGATGGAAAGATAAGCATAATACCTTTAGGGACCATTGATCCAAGAGTAGTCTTAGGGAAAAAGGTAGTAATAGGAGAAAAACAGATATTGGGAGTTATAGGTTCAAAACCTGTACACCTTATGGAGGGATACGAAAAAGTATCCTTTGAGAATATAAAAGTAGATATTGGAGCCACAAAAAAACAAGAGGCTGAATCAAAAGTAAAAATTGGTGATTTTGTAAGTTTTGCGCCAAACGCCATGGTACACGAAGAATGGATATCTGGAAAAGCCCTTGATGATAGAGGGGGATGTTCAATTCTCATGGACTTAATCCTTTCAGGTTTAGATCTATATTACGACACATTTTTTGCCTTCGTAATACAAGAAGAAACAGGACTGAGAGGCTCTGGCTCTTGTGCCTTTAAGATAAACCCTGATTTTGCAATTGTGGTAGAAACCACCACTTCGGGGGATAATCCAGAATTCCCTCCTGACAGAAGATCTTCAGAACTTGGAAAAGGACCTGTTATTACACCTGCCCATAGGGGATATGTAAACGATGAAAGATTATTTAACTTTGCGGTAAAAGTAGCAAAAGAAAATAACATCCCCTATCAAATAAAAAGAAGAACTGTAGGGGGTACTGATGCGGCAAGAATAGCCATAACTACAGGTACACCATCCTTAGTTATATCTATTCCTTCCAGATATATTCACTCCCCCATGAGTGTAGTAAATATTAGTGATTATCAAAATACTCTAAAGCTTCTTTCCCTAATTCTTATAAAGGAGGTCTTATAA
- a CDS encoding M20/M25/M40 family metallo-hydrolase — protein sequence MEVKEILKNLSNLDGPSGYEFPVIKYIKDVAEKIAPVKTLIDNHGNLIVRKKGDGRKIALFAHTDEIAFVITKKEFGNYFRIHTFGGVDPKVVISQRLRIHTKEGISYGIVGMLEPHLQNEEIRQKNITFDDLFIDVLDKSDSVQIGDLATFDSEAFDLNERYIAGKALDNRASCATLLYTLELLNQFIVNADIYFVFSVREEDGVSGAVNAAYKINPDLAIVLDVTHGDILRPSYPKIETGKGPVLDIGPMVNYEYFDKIKNLAEKLSVNYQIEPNGDHSHTDTDRIQITREGIPTLLISIPLRYMHTPYEVVNIRDMEETARLLSFFLARGGE from the coding sequence GTGGAAGTCAAAGAGATATTAAAGAATCTATCAAATTTGGATGGACCCTCAGGATACGAGTTTCCAGTGATTAAGTATATTAAAGATGTGGCAGAAAAAATTGCCCCTGTAAAAACCCTCATAGATAATCATGGAAATCTTATTGTGAGGAAAAAGGGTGATGGAAGAAAAATAGCCTTATTTGCTCACACCGACGAAATTGCTTTTGTGATAACAAAAAAGGAATTTGGAAATTATTTTCGTATCCACACCTTTGGAGGAGTAGATCCTAAGGTTGTAATCTCTCAAAGGCTAAGAATTCACACTAAAGAAGGCATTTCGTACGGTATAGTAGGCATGTTAGAACCCCATCTACAGAATGAGGAAATAAGACAAAAAAACATTACTTTCGATGACCTCTTTATAGATGTGCTCGACAAAAGTGATAGTGTCCAAATAGGTGATCTTGCTACTTTTGACTCAGAAGCTTTTGATTTGAATGAAAGATATATCGCAGGAAAAGCCTTAGATAACCGAGCAAGCTGTGCCACTCTCCTTTATACATTGGAACTACTAAATCAATTTATAGTCAATGCTGATATTTATTTCGTTTTTTCAGTGAGAGAAGAAGATGGTGTGTCTGGCGCCGTCAATGCTGCATATAAAATAAATCCTGATCTTGCTATAGTTTTAGACGTGACTCACGGAGACATCCTAAGACCATCATATCCTAAAATTGAGACAGGAAAAGGTCCTGTATTAGATATAGGCCCTATGGTGAATTATGAGTATTTCGATAAAATTAAAAATCTTGCCGAAAAACTTTCAGTAAATTATCAGATAGAACCTAATGGTGATCATAGCCATACCGATACCGATAGAATACAAATAACGAGAGAAGGCATTCCTACTTTACTTATTTCTATCCCCCTAAGATATATGCATACCCCATATGAAGTAGTAAACATAAGAGATATGGAGGAAACCGCAAGACTTCTGAGCTTTTTCCTTGCAAGAGGAGGTGAATAA
- a CDS encoding anthranilate synthase component I family protein, whose protein sequence is MEKILSTKNYVPIIYDFPGDFETPSSLLFKVRDEDFLFLLESAEGGERVGRYSFISWRPKEVLTFNNDVNFDILTYLSERFPVVNVKNGKILPRFVGGLVGYFGYDLVRQWEKLPNLTHDPIGFPLAEFQVVDFLVVFDHLKRRISVIFLIPEEEIGNFEVKDRIEEKISEIKEVLKKPVGNLCKANINAQIENLTSKDEYEENVKKAIEYIKAGEIFQVVYSQRFYTRYEGDPYLLYRALRFVNPSPYMFFLKFKDRYLIGSSPEALVKVEEGKAEIRPIAGTRRRGKDEEEDISLEKELLRDEKEKAEHTMLLDLARNDLGRVAKIGTVRCENLMHVEKYSHVMHLVSTVTCDVREGIHPLEVLRASFPAGTVSGAPKVRAMEIIEELEKYRRGPYAGGVGYFSLNGNLDTCITIRTYLLKGKDLFIQTGAGIVYDSIPEREYKECINKAKALFEAIKIVGDI, encoded by the coding sequence GTGGAGAAGATTTTATCAACAAAAAACTATGTACCGATAATTTATGATTTTCCAGGAGATTTTGAAACTCCGTCTAGTTTGCTTTTTAAAGTAAGGGATGAAGACTTTTTATTTCTTTTAGAAAGTGCAGAGGGTGGGGAGAGAGTTGGTAGGTATTCTTTCATAAGCTGGAGGCCCAAAGAAGTTTTAACCTTTAATAATGATGTAAATTTTGACATTTTGACATATCTTTCTGAAAGATTCCCTGTGGTTAATGTTAAAAATGGGAAAATTTTACCAAGATTTGTTGGAGGATTGGTAGGTTATTTTGGTTATGATTTGGTTAGGCAGTGGGAAAAGCTCCCTAATTTAACCCATGATCCTATTGGATTTCCCTTGGCAGAATTTCAGGTGGTAGATTTTTTAGTGGTTTTTGATCATCTTAAAAGGAGAATAAGCGTGATTTTTCTTATACCCGAAGAGGAAATAGGTAATTTTGAGGTAAAAGATAGAATAGAAGAAAAAATCTCAGAGATTAAGGAAGTTTTAAAGAAACCAGTAGGAAATCTTTGTAAAGCAAACATTAATGCACAAATAGAAAATTTAACTTCAAAGGATGAATACGAGGAGAATGTTAAAAAAGCTATAGAATACATAAAAGCAGGAGAGATATTTCAGGTGGTATATTCCCAAAGATTTTACACGAGATATGAGGGAGACCCTTACCTTCTTTATAGGGCTTTGAGGTTTGTAAATCCTTCTCCTTATATGTTCTTCTTAAAGTTTAAGGATAGATATTTAATTGGTTCTTCTCCTGAAGCTCTTGTAAAAGTTGAAGAAGGGAAAGCAGAGATAAGACCTATTGCTGGTACAAGAAGAAGGGGGAAGGACGAGGAAGAAGATATATCTCTTGAAAAAGAACTTCTTAGGGATGAAAAGGAAAAGGCTGAACATACTATGCTTCTTGATCTTGCAAGAAATGATCTTGGAAGGGTTGCAAAGATTGGTACTGTAAGGTGTGAAAATCTGATGCATGTAGAAAAGTACTCTCATGTAATGCATTTAGTAAGCACTGTTACTTGTGATGTTAGAGAAGGCATTCACCCTCTCGAGGTTCTAAGAGCTTCCTTTCCTGCAGGCACAGTATCTGGAGCTCCAAAGGTTCGAGCTATGGAGATAATAGAAGAACTCGAGAAATATCGTAGAGGTCCTTATGCAGGAGGAGTTGGTTATTTTTCTCTAAATGGTAATTTAGACACTTGCATAACTATAAGGACATATCTCTTAAAAGGGAAAGATCTATTTATCCAGACAGGAGCTGGTATTGTTTATGATTCTATTCCAGAAAGAGAATATAAGGAATGTATAAATAAAGCTAAGGCTCTTTTTGAAGCCATAAAGATTGTGGGGGATATTTAA
- the mnmA gene encoding tRNA 2-thiouridine(34) synthase MnmA, with translation MLKRYKMSIKVAVGMSGGVDSSITAYLLKKEGYEVIGLTMNIAYSSSIKDAKKVAEYLNIPHFFVDLKNEFEEKIIKYFVESYKHGYTPNPCVFCNKLIKFGLLLEKAKELGADFLSTGHYVRKVWDEERKTYLLMRAKDLKKDQSYFLGMLTQEQIKKTLFPLGELTKEEVRKIADELGIFVANKKESQDICFLPDKDYKRFLSKYLEDKPGKIITEDGKEVGYHSGVFSFTIGQRRGLRVALGVPVYVRDIDPNTGNVTVTDREKVFGKEVYAVNVNYPSYFPEKRELRAYAMIRYNMKPSPGVLKIVSEKEVLFIFDDPQWAITPGQILVCYLDNHVLCAGIIERK, from the coding sequence ATACTTAAAAGGTATAAAATGTCTATTAAAGTAGCAGTAGGAATGAGTGGCGGTGTGGATAGCTCCATAACTGCATACCTTCTTAAAAAAGAAGGGTATGAAGTTATTGGTTTAACTATGAACATTGCTTATTCTTCTTCTATTAAAGATGCAAAAAAAGTTGCAGAATATCTTAATATACCTCATTTTTTTGTAGATCTAAAGAATGAATTTGAGGAAAAGATAATAAAATATTTTGTGGAATCTTATAAGCATGGTTATACTCCAAATCCGTGTGTCTTCTGTAATAAATTAATAAAATTCGGACTTCTTCTTGAAAAGGCTAAGGAACTTGGGGCAGATTTTCTTTCAACAGGTCACTATGTAAGAAAGGTCTGGGATGAGGAAAGGAAAACATATCTCCTTATGAGGGCTAAAGACCTAAAAAAGGATCAGTCTTATTTTCTTGGGATGTTAACTCAGGAACAAATTAAAAAGACTCTTTTCCCTTTAGGGGAGCTAACAAAGGAAGAAGTAAGAAAAATAGCTGATGAGCTTGGGATTTTTGTGGCTAATAAAAAGGAAAGTCAGGATATTTGCTTTTTGCCTGATAAGGATTATAAGAGATTTTTGAGTAAATATCTTGAAGATAAGCCAGGAAAAATTATTACGGAAGATGGAAAAGAAGTGGGTTATCATAGTGGAGTTTTCTCTTTTACTATAGGTCAAAGAAGGGGTTTAAGGGTTGCTTTAGGAGTGCCAGTTTATGTGAGAGATATTGATCCTAACACGGGGAATGTTACCGTAACAGATAGAGAGAAAGTATTTGGAAAAGAAGTTTATGCTGTTAATGTAAATTATCCTTCATATTTTCCAGAGAAAAGAGAATTGAGGGCCTATGCTATGATAAGGTATAATATGAAACCTTCTCCTGGAGTATTGAAGATTGTTTCAGAAAAAGAAGTTTTATTTATATTTGATGACCCTCAGTGGGCTATTACTCCAGGGCAAATCCTTGTCTGCTATTTAGATAATCATGTTCTTTGTGCAGGTATAATTGAAAGAAAGTAA
- the nth gene encoding endonuclease III, with amino-acid sequence MDKREQVIEILKRLRTIYEPKIALKFSNPWELLVATILSAQTTDERVNMVTEKLFKKYRSPEDYLKVSLEELEQDIRSVNYYKTKAKNIRACAQIIVEKYNGKVPDTMEELLKLPGVARKTANVVLSAGYGKNEGIVIDTHVNRLSKRLNLGKEKNRDKLEQELMKIVPKDEWANFSYLLIHHGRNVCKAKNPKCDECILKDICPSAFNE; translated from the coding sequence ATGGATAAAAGGGAGCAAGTAATAGAGATACTCAAAAGGTTGAGAACTATTTATGAACCTAAAATTGCTCTAAAATTTTCTAATCCATGGGAACTTCTTGTAGCTACAATACTTTCAGCACAAACCACCGATGAAAGGGTGAATATGGTTACAGAAAAGCTTTTTAAAAAATATAGAAGTCCAGAGGATTATTTAAAAGTTTCTTTAGAAGAGTTAGAACAAGATATAAGGTCGGTAAACTATTATAAAACGAAGGCTAAAAATATTAGAGCCTGTGCTCAAATAATTGTAGAAAAATACAATGGTAAAGTTCCAGATACTATGGAGGAACTTTTAAAGCTTCCTGGAGTTGCGAGAAAAACCGCTAATGTAGTGCTTTCCGCGGGTTATGGAAAGAATGAAGGTATTGTGATAGATACCCATGTAAACAGGCTTTCTAAGAGGCTTAATTTAGGGAAGGAAAAAAATAGGGACAAGTTAGAACAGGAATTAATGAAGATTGTCCCAAAAGATGAGTGGGCAAATTTTTCCTATCTTTTGATCCATCATGGAAGAAACGTATGTAAGGCAAAGAATCCAAAATGTGATGAATGTATATTAAAGGATATCTGTCCTTCAGCATTTAATGAGTAG
- a CDS encoding ROK family transcriptional regulator — translation MKIGRPQLIDEVNKGQILKLLREEGPISRAEIARRLGLSRPTVSTHIKELLKEGLVIEVGKGKGSKGRKGILLKYNARHGYFLAGDIEGSIMRFALSDLCGEILYEKVLSLNDLRQKNMMKPENFIDIIKQFLKENSVEEKNIRVIALGIAGIIEEGKLIFAPNLPEWNHAPLQNLIKEAFPETQVILENDVNTAVMGEMWKGAGKGLKNIVYLSLSTGIGAGIVIDGKLYEGSNKFAGEISYMVVDSHHENFPGVEYTPLGALEWVASGARIIEKAKSFDSKYTLLEIIFDDYNKVEEIKVLIDRIGEYLGKAIVNMVSVLDPEVIIVGGIVGKFLNILMRKIKPTIEYYLPVPVKIIPSALYPKTVVYGAIYRALELYHTKPVII, via the coding sequence ATGAAGATAGGAAGACCTCAATTAATTGATGAAGTTAATAAAGGACAAATTTTGAAATTATTGAGAGAAGAAGGCCCTATATCCCGTGCAGAAATTGCAAGAAGATTAGGATTAAGTCGTCCCACTGTCTCTACCCATATAAAAGAGTTATTAAAAGAAGGATTAGTTATTGAAGTAGGAAAAGGAAAAGGTTCTAAAGGAAGAAAAGGGATTCTTTTAAAGTATAATGCAAGACATGGATATTTTCTTGCAGGAGACATAGAAGGATCTATCATGCGCTTTGCCTTGTCAGATCTGTGTGGAGAGATTTTATATGAAAAGGTGTTATCTCTTAATGATTTACGGCAAAAAAATATGATGAAACCAGAAAACTTTATTGACATAATAAAGCAATTTCTAAAAGAAAACAGTGTTGAAGAGAAGAATATAAGAGTAATTGCCTTAGGAATTGCTGGTATTATAGAAGAGGGAAAACTAATCTTCGCACCAAACCTACCTGAGTGGAATCATGCTCCTCTTCAGAATTTAATAAAAGAAGCTTTTCCAGAAACTCAGGTAATTTTAGAGAATGATGTGAATACGGCTGTAATGGGTGAAATGTGGAAAGGAGCAGGAAAAGGTCTTAAAAATATAGTATATTTAAGCCTAAGTACAGGAATAGGTGCGGGAATTGTCATAGATGGTAAACTTTATGAAGGAAGTAATAAGTTTGCTGGTGAAATCTCATATATGGTAGTGGATAGTCACCATGAAAACTTTCCTGGCGTAGAATATACTCCCTTAGGTGCCTTAGAATGGGTTGCTTCGGGAGCAAGAATCATTGAAAAAGCAAAATCCTTCGACTCCAAATATACTCTTTTGGAAATAATCTTCGATGATTACAACAAGGTTGAAGAAATAAAAGTATTAATTGATAGGATCGGGGAATACCTTGGAAAGGCTATAGTAAACATGGTAAGTGTACTTGATCCTGAAGTCATAATAGTAGGTGGAATAGTAGGAAAATTCCTAAATATTTTAATGCGGAAGATAAAGCCAACTATAGAATATTATTTGCCTGTTCCTGTAAAAATCATACCTTCAGCTCTCTATCCAAAAACAGTAGTCTATGGAGCCATATATAGAGCCTTAGAGTTATATCATACTAAGCCTGTGATTATCTAA